From Diceros bicornis minor isolate mBicDic1 chromosome 16, mDicBic1.mat.cur, whole genome shotgun sequence, one genomic window encodes:
- the LOC131415209 gene encoding serpin B6-like, with translation MKKVYEAKMKELGFVNAAEKSTKRINAWVANKTKGENIIKITEVLSPDSVESLPMLILVNAIYFKGKWNSQFKKELTMEIPFKIRKNEKKPVQMMFNIYTFKTTYIGEIFTQILVLPDVGKELNMIIVLPDENTNLEMVEKELSYEKFIEWTRPGKMYEDELEVFLPRFKLEESYDMEDVLCSLGMTNAFEEERADFLGMSSKKGLYLSRIIHKSFVEVSEEGTEAAAVTAIIMVPT, from the exons ATGAAGAA GGTCTACGAAGCAAAGATGAAAGAGCTCGGCTTTGTTAATGCTGCAGAAAAGTCCACAAAACGCATAAACGCCTGGGTTGCCAATAAGACTAAAGgtgaaaatataat TAAAATTACAGAGGTACTGTCTCCAGATTCAGTTGAATCGTTGCCTATGCTGATTCTCGTGAATGCCATCTACTTCAAAGGAAAATGGAATAGTCAGTTTAAGAAAGAGCTGACCATGgaaattccttttaaaatcagaaag AATGAAAAGAAACCTGTGCAAATGATGTTTaacatatatacttttaaaacgACATATATAGGAGAAATATTCACCCAAATTCTAGTGCTTCCTGATGTTGGAAAGGAGCTGAACATGATCATTGTGCTTCCagatgaaaacaccaatttggaAATG GTGGAAAAAGAACTTTCTTATGAGAAATTCATAGAATGGACAAGGCCAGGCAAGATGTACGAAGACGAGCTGGAAGTTTTCCTTCCCAGATTTAAACTGGAGGAAAGTTATGACATGGAGGATGTCCTTTGCAGTTTGGGCATGACTAATGCCTTTGAAGAGGAGAGGGCAGATTTTTTGGGAATGTCATCTAAGAAAGGACTGTATTTGTCCAGGATCATACACAAGTCTTTTGTAGAGGTCAGTGAGGAAGGTACAGAAGCAGCAGCTGTCACTGCCATCATCATGGTCCCCACATGA